TCGCCCCTTAGTACTCGGAGTACCAGTTCTCCCTTTCTTTTCGCGCTGTTTCTTTGGCTCATTTTTCGTCTCCTTCTAAGCTATATTTTAGCTTAAAAAGTGCTCGCTTTCAACTGGGGCTATTATAAAGTATATAATTGCTTCCCTGCAAAGTTTAATAATTTTTAAAGCTTTTTGCGAAAAATCCTTTTCATATAAATTGCATGCCCAATCATCGATACGGGAATCCAAAGTTATATTACCAGTATGTTGAGTTTTTCCGTCCCAGAATTCGTTGTGTAGTTTAATGTATTTGTGTTCGATATGATTTCGTATATTTGCTAATTCTTTTGCTTCGGGTTCGATAGATTCTTGAAAATCTCCTTTTTCATGAAAATCTTTACTTAAAAAAAATAATCCTCTGAGAGGAAAGTTTTTAAATTCTTCAATTTTCGGATTGATAAAGTATTTGTTTTCTTGTTTAACGAACCATATTTTTTTAAAACTCACATCCCTTGCATTTAAATTAAGCTCAAGATACTCATTTAAAAAATAGGCAATTTTATCGAAAATAGAATATGCCATTCTATATGATACCTTTAGATACTCAGTTTTTATTCCATATTCCGTATAATCTAAAGTATTAAATAAATGATTTCCTTTATCAGAAAAATGGTTTTCGTTTTCAATTAGAGTTGATTGATAAAAGAAATATCGTAATGATATGAATTCTTGTTTAATCTGGTTAAAAAAACCTATATAAATCGGGGCAGGATTTTCTTTAATACTTACGGTATGGTCAGGTAACCCAAGTATATCATGGCAAACGAAGCTTTCTTTAAACACATCATTTAATGGGTTTAAAAATAAACTATTATTCATTACCCATTGTTTATATTCTATTTCTTTTTCTGTTTCTCCCATTGAAAATATATCTTGCTTTTTTATGTTTTCAAGGTTTTCAACTCTAAAAATACTAATAAGCTCATTTATTTCACTAATAAAATAATTTTTTGATTCAGGATATATAGAATTAGAATTAATACATTGCTTTAATAATGCATATGCTTTTTGAGAAATAATATATTGATGAGATTTTTCATATAAAAGGGATGCATAGGTTTTTAATCCCTTACCTAGATTTCCGATAGCCATTCCAAAATATGGAACAATATGTAAAGCTTTTACCCAATAATCAATTGCACCAATAGTTCTTCCCGCGTGATTAAAAGTATTTCCAAGATTTGTTAAATTATGAACCATTATTTGTTTTACAAGCGGTGAAGTAATATTATTTATCTTTAGCATATTTCTATAATTAATAATTGCATTATTAAATTCTGGTTTTTCATATAACCAAGTATTATCTTGACTATTCTTTAAAGTATTTATATCTGACCATACATTTCCTAAATAATAATAATAGACTGCTTTATCATCGGGTGTTAGTTCGTGAAAATTATATTCTAATAATTCATTTTTACATTTTTCTAATTCAGTAATGTCATGGTTATCAAATGATGCATCAATTCTTTTCCCAATTTCTTCTAATTTCTCTAACATATATCCCCCTTTTTATTATTATATATCCTTAGAAAATGTTTGTAAAACAATTTTAAGATATTTAGGGGCATAAAAAAACCCGGCCGAAGCCGGGGTTTGTAGTCGAACAAATCTGGATAGCTCGCGCTATCAACACGGGCTATTTACTTCTACAGGCGACAGGTTTGAGATCGGGGATAGCCCGCGCAGCGGACGGGGATAGCCGTCACTCAGTGACCACCGCGAGAATATCATCCATCGAAACCAGCAGGTATTCCTTATCGTCGGCCTTTACCTGGGTACCGGCGTATTTGTCGTAAATGACCTTATCGCCCTTCTTTACAGTAACAGCCTCATCCGTACCTACCGCTTCGACAATACCCTCGGTAGTTTTTTCCTGATTCGCGGTTTCGGGGATAATGATACCGCTCTGGGTTTTAGTCTTCTTTTCTTCCATTAAGATCAAAACCCTGTTTCCCAAAGGTTTAATCGACATTATCTCCTCCGTAGCTTTTGTATTTTAGGATTAAATATAATCAAGATTTTCGAAATCGTCAAGGGCTTAGAACGGGTCGAAGTCGATGTTCTCGAATTCTTCCGGCGTGGTCTTTTCCCATCTCGGGTGCAGAAGAGAAAACCACTGTTCGGGATATTTGCGGATATAGGTCTCGTAATGCGAATTGATATAGGTCATAATATCGGCTGCGTCCTTTTCCGCATCGCCGGTGCTCGGGAACGTCTTAGGGTCGTCGAACTTGAACACATACTTATCGTCGGTATCGCGGTAACAGTATCCCATCACGATAGGCGAGCCGAAGCGGAGATGGAGTTTCGCGGGGCCGTCCGCAGTCGCGCTCGGCATCCCGAAGAACGGTACGAAGATCGGCTTGAAGTAATAGGTCTGGTCCGCGACCAGCGCGATAGAACCGCCGCCGCGAAGATGTTTCGCGAGCCCCATCGTCTCGTTAATCTCGTTATAGAAGCACTTCATCTTGCCTTTCTTGACGCGCAGGTTCTTCAGCCAGAGGTCGGTATAGGGGTTG
This window of the Brevinematales bacterium genome carries:
- a CDS encoding co-chaperone GroES, whose translation is MSIKPLGNRVLILMEEKKTKTQSGIIIPETANQEKTTEGIVEAVGTDEAVTVKKGDKVIYDKYAGTQVKADDKEYLLVSMDDILAVVTE